A stretch of the bacterium genome encodes the following:
- a CDS encoding type II toxin-antitoxin system VapC family toxin, with protein MSTRFVVDNSVVMSWCFEDEGNEYAEAVLESLESGEAFVPAIWPLEVGNVLLVAERKGRLSRASVVRFLSLLSGLPITVEQETPERMLNEIVSLAREHGLSTYDASYLDLTMRLDLPLATQDASLTKAAGKCKVPAFQPARAR; from the coding sequence ATGTCCACTCGCTTTGTCGTCGACAACTCAGTCGTCATGTCCTGGTGTTTCGAGGACGAAGGAAACGAATATGCGGAGGCGGTCCTCGAAAGCCTGGAATCAGGAGAGGCTTTTGTGCCCGCCATCTGGCCTCTCGAGGTGGGCAATGTCCTTCTTGTCGCCGAAAGGAAAGGACGTCTCAGCCGGGCTTCGGTTGTCCGATTTCTCTCCCTCCTGAGCGGTTTGCCCATTACAGTGGAGCAGGAAACACCCGAGCGGATGCTCAATGAGATCGTCTCGCTCGCCCGTGAACATGGGCTTTCCACATATGACGCTTCCTATCTGGACCTCACCATGAGGCTCGATCTACCTCTCGCCACTCAGGATGCCTCACTTACAAAAGCGGCCGGAAAATGTAAAGTCCCGGCCTTTCAGCCAGCGCGCGCCCGTTGA
- a CDS encoding sigma 54-interacting transcriptional regulator codes for MKRILLPIIFSAAVLLPLSRQEARAERYFFRNYDVEEGLGSTQINSILQDRLGYLWFATTNGLIKFDGKSFTTFSTRDGLPSNNVFRIHQDSKGDFWLSFPGKGIGRFDGVNWRYYKDHFPPFVTTWSIMEDSHGNMWFATFGNGVVRFDGTNWTVFSDSVLGENRTRTVIEDSRGNIWVGLQRKGICVFDGKEWTNIKSFGPFYDSHINSIIEDKRGDIWLAGVNPFIEGTIAIKMSGDYRNASLESYTVKDGIPNGSDPVLLEDSQGRIWLAADGGLGVYDGRTWKTYNTDKGLPSNRITSLIEDSEKNIWIGTNGNGAARFSGEAFVLYTVADGLPCNSLVPMLADSRGNLWFTSENVKGAVKYDGERWTTLLSRDGKLVSCVYEDSRGGLWFNTSLTLHRVEGNSLRAFTTDSLWLEEVSSEDDKGNLYFTQQVGYQLRFNGRDFEEKPDKTHFSSAMKPLLFFNQQTAGGCLLSGSEEGLIVAKNFERTFLNQGMKFTAIAPDGRGGYWFGTDSGLVNPKIDDYCQYVTNHNRIESEFYSLGSTPGSNEIITLYRDRNGALWAGTGGGGISRLLDGKLTHFTTDNGLSSNVCYYIFETGAGLFFRVPLGLDRFDGKSFVTFTARNDGFFASAGIHQFSFAAVQPIEDKKGNFWFNSLHGVIKFDPSAIKRDTLPPPLYITRFRIAEKDTTLTNGLRLRYNQNSLKIDYIGISLSAPEEVVYSYKLEGLDTEWTETRLNSASYPYLPPGRYEFELRARNRDGIWNAETARLQFEILPPFWSALWFRALMLSAVLGLGWVVLNVRTRLIQKRNTELLAEITERKKVELALREKNIEVKNLKDRLQAENIYLQEEIKLTHNFNEIIGNSEALNKVLERVEKVAFTDSTVLILGETGTGKQLIARAVHRLSPRAYKPLVTINCASIPASLIESEMFGYEKGAFTGAVSRKTGRFELADGGSLFLDEIGELPLELQAKLLRVLQDGEFERLGSTNTIHVDVRIIAATNRDLEQEVSRGAFREDLYYRLNVYPIKCPPLREHKEDIPLLVNHFVNQFNSRIGKQISAIPQSVLDTLQAYKWPGNIRELQNVIERAVIVSSGSQLKLSECLENTSASTKQVLTLDDLDKQHIVNVMEMTGWRVRGKSGAAELLGLKPTTLEAKMVKLGVRKETPPRRKTS; via the coding sequence ATGAAAAGAATCCTCCTGCCAATCATCTTCTCCGCAGCCGTTTTGCTGCCGCTTTCCCGGCAAGAGGCCCGGGCCGAGAGATACTTTTTCCGCAATTACGATGTGGAAGAGGGACTGGGCTCCACCCAAATCAACAGCATCCTCCAGGACCGCCTCGGTTATCTCTGGTTCGCCACGACTAACGGTTTAATCAAATTCGACGGTAAATCGTTTACGACTTTTTCCACACGGGACGGACTGCCGTCGAACAATGTCTTCAGAATACACCAGGATTCCAAGGGTGATTTCTGGCTCAGTTTCCCGGGCAAAGGGATCGGCAGGTTCGACGGAGTGAACTGGCGCTACTACAAAGATCACTTTCCACCTTTCGTGACAACCTGGTCGATCATGGAGGATTCCCACGGCAACATGTGGTTCGCCACCTTCGGCAACGGGGTGGTCCGGTTCGATGGAACCAACTGGACAGTCTTTTCCGACTCGGTGCTGGGTGAGAACAGAACGCGGACCGTCATCGAAGACTCCAGGGGCAATATCTGGGTCGGACTTCAGAGGAAAGGAATATGTGTATTCGACGGGAAAGAATGGACAAATATCAAGTCGTTCGGCCCCTTCTACGATTCCCACATCAATTCCATTATAGAAGACAAAAGGGGTGATATCTGGCTGGCCGGCGTGAATCCGTTCATCGAGGGAACGATCGCGATCAAGATGTCCGGGGATTACCGGAACGCGAGTCTCGAATCCTATACCGTCAAGGACGGAATACCCAACGGCTCGGACCCGGTGCTTCTCGAAGACAGCCAGGGCCGGATCTGGCTGGCGGCGGACGGCGGCCTGGGTGTGTACGACGGCCGGACCTGGAAAACATACAACACGGACAAAGGCTTGCCCTCCAACCGGATCACATCTCTGATCGAGGACAGCGAAAAAAACATCTGGATCGGGACCAACGGAAACGGTGCGGCCAGGTTCAGCGGAGAGGCGTTTGTCCTCTACACCGTCGCGGACGGGCTGCCGTGCAATTCCCTGGTGCCGATGCTGGCGGATTCGAGGGGAAATCTGTGGTTCACTTCCGAAAACGTCAAAGGAGCTGTCAAGTATGACGGGGAGCGCTGGACCACGTTGCTGTCCAGGGATGGAAAACTGGTTTCGTGTGTGTACGAAGACAGCAGGGGCGGTCTCTGGTTCAACACCAGTTTAACGCTTCACAGAGTCGAAGGTAATAGTCTCAGGGCTTTCACGACCGACAGCCTCTGGCTGGAAGAGGTCTCTTCCGAAGATGACAAAGGTAACCTGTATTTCACTCAGCAAGTCGGGTATCAATTGAGATTCAACGGCCGGGACTTCGAAGAAAAACCGGATAAGACCCACTTCTCGAGCGCCATGAAACCATTGTTGTTTTTCAATCAACAGACGGCAGGCGGATGTTTGCTTTCAGGATCAGAGGAGGGGTTGATCGTAGCCAAAAACTTCGAGCGGACTTTTTTGAACCAGGGAATGAAATTCACTGCGATTGCCCCGGACGGGCGAGGAGGGTACTGGTTCGGAACGGACAGCGGCCTGGTCAATCCGAAGATTGACGATTATTGCCAATATGTCACGAACCACAACCGGATCGAGAGTGAATTCTATTCCCTCGGAAGCACTCCCGGCAGCAACGAGATAATCACTCTGTACCGGGACAGGAACGGGGCGCTCTGGGCGGGGACCGGCGGCGGCGGAATAAGCCGTCTGCTCGACGGGAAATTGACGCATTTCACCACGGATAACGGCCTGTCCAGCAATGTCTGCTATTATATTTTCGAGACCGGGGCCGGATTATTTTTCCGTGTCCCCCTGGGGCTCGACCGCTTCGACGGCAAGTCTTTTGTCACCTTCACCGCAAGGAACGACGGGTTTTTCGCCTCGGCAGGCATCCACCAGTTCTCTTTCGCTGCCGTGCAGCCGATCGAAGATAAAAAAGGCAACTTCTGGTTCAACTCCCTGCACGGAGTGATCAAATTCGACCCATCGGCGATCAAGCGCGATACTCTGCCCCCGCCTCTGTACATAACGCGCTTCAGGATCGCCGAAAAAGACACCACGCTGACCAACGGCCTCCGGTTACGCTACAATCAGAACAGCCTTAAAATCGACTATATCGGAATCAGCCTTTCCGCTCCGGAGGAGGTCGTCTACAGCTATAAGCTCGAGGGCCTGGATACAGAGTGGACAGAAACCAGGTTGAATTCTGCCTCCTACCCCTATCTTCCTCCGGGCAGATATGAATTCGAATTGCGGGCCAGGAACCGCGACGGTATCTGGAACGCCGAGACGGCCCGGCTTCAGTTCGAGATTCTGCCGCCCTTCTGGTCGGCCCTCTGGTTCAGGGCGCTCATGCTGAGCGCGGTACTGGGTCTGGGCTGGGTCGTGCTGAATGTCAGGACACGCCTGATCCAGAAAAGAAATACCGAGCTTCTTGCCGAAATAACCGAACGCAAGAAAGTGGAGCTGGCCCTCCGTGAGAAAAACATCGAGGTGAAAAACCTGAAAGACCGCCTCCAGGCCGAGAATATCTACCTGCAGGAAGAGATCAAGCTGACCCACAACTTCAACGAGATAATCGGCAACAGCGAGGCGCTGAACAAGGTGCTGGAAAGAGTGGAGAAAGTGGCCTTCACCGACAGCACGGTCCTGATCCTGGGCGAAACGGGCACCGGCAAACAGCTTATCGCCAGGGCCGTGCACCGTCTGAGCCCCCGCGCCTACAAGCCGCTGGTGACAATCAACTGTGCTTCCATCCCGGCCAGCCTGATCGAAAGTGAAATGTTCGGTTACGAGAAGGGGGCTTTCACCGGCGCAGTCTCGCGCAAAACAGGACGGTTTGAGCTGGCCGATGGCGGCTCGCTGTTCCTGGACGAAATCGGCGAATTGCCGCTGGAGCTGCAGGCCAAGCTTTTGCGTGTGCTGCAGGATGGTGAATTCGAGCGGCTGGGCAGTACAAACACCATCCATGTCGATGTCAGGATTATCGCGGCCACCAACCGCGACCTGGAACAGGAGGTCAGCCGCGGCGCTTTCCGCGAGGACCTCTACTACAGATTGAACGTATACCCTATCAAATGCCCGCCTCTCAGGGAACACAAGGAAGACATCCCTCTGCTGGTGAACCATTTCGTCAACCAGTTCAATTCAAGGATCGGCAAACAGATCAGCGCCATCCCCCAGAGCGTGCTCGACACTTTGCAGGCCTACAAATGGCCGGGCAACATCCGCGA
- a CDS encoding type II toxin-antitoxin system prevent-host-death family antitoxin yields METVGTYEAKTHLAQLLERVARGEKIAITKHGVHVATLQPADSSKRTPVREVIDQLKQFRSGRSLEGLSIRGMIEEGRR; encoded by the coding sequence AACAGTCGGAACCTATGAGGCGAAAACACACCTCGCTCAACTCCTGGAGCGTGTGGCCAGGGGAGAGAAAATAGCGATCACAAAGCACGGTGTGCACGTGGCGACCCTGCAACCCGCCGATTCCTCGAAACGGACTCCCGTGCGTGAGGTCATCGACCAGTTGAAGCAGTTTCGAAGCGGCCGCAGCCTCGAAGGGCTTTCCATTCGCGGCATGATCGAGGAAGGCAGGCGCTGA